One window of Elusimicrobiota bacterium genomic DNA carries:
- a CDS encoding discoidin domain-containing protein gives MKNWIVLSLVFGMCLTCVGQVEARKKPISKKTNAIKKSDDKVTETATKKKGSVTDIKIEAEDFDKGGEGVGYHDKEARNFGEQYRLNEGVDIEANGTAGGYDVGWVYAGEWLKYTIDIKTAGTYTIEVQAAAGGKGGTFHVEFDDADKTGPITVPDTGSWQTWKTLTKTGVSLSEGKHVMKLAMDTNGTEAVGNFDYITLKYEGAQSDAGAEEKPVITSTKKQAGIAGNIAKGKPVTASSTEAGYGNVASNSVDGDSTTRWSSEYSDPQWIRVDLGGVYDIKKVVLIWQEALAYGKDYQIQVSDNDTNWTTIYAKTSGMGGTEEIPLSGRGRYVRMYGTKRGSPYGYSLFEFEVYCQ, from the coding sequence ATGAAAAATTGGATAGTTTTGAGCTTGGTGTTTGGGATGTGTTTAACTTGTGTGGGACAAGTTGAAGCAAGAAAGAAACCCATTAGTAAAAAAACTAATGCTATTAAGAAAAGTGACGATAAGGTAACCGAAACTGCTACTAAAAAGAAAGGCTCAGTAACGGATATAAAGATTGAAGCAGAAGATTTTGATAAGGGCGGAGAAGGTGTAGGATATCACGACAAAGAAGCAAGAAATTTTGGGGAACAATATCGTCTCAATGAAGGCGTAGATATAGAAGCTAACGGCACTGCCGGAGGTTATGATGTCGGCTGGGTTTATGCAGGTGAATGGTTAAAATATACAATAGATATAAAGACAGCAGGGACATATACAATAGAAGTGCAAGCAGCAGCAGGCGGTAAGGGCGGCACTTTTCACGTAGAGTTTGATGATGCGGATAAGACAGGACCAATAACAGTACCTGATACAGGTAGCTGGCAGACTTGGAAAACACTGACAAAGACAGGAGTAAGTTTAAGTGAAGGAAAACACGTAATGAAGTTAGCAATGGACACAAACGGCACAGAAGCAGTAGGTAATTTTGATTATATAACTTTAAAATATGAAGGTGCACAAAGTGATGCTGGTGCAGAAGAAAAACCGGTTATAACTTCCACTAAAAAGCAAGCCGGTATTGCCGGTAATATTGCAAAAGGAAAACCGGTTACAGCATCATCAACAGAAGCAGGATATGGCAATGTGGCGAGTAATTCAGTAGATGGCGATTCAACAACGCGATGGTCATCAGAATATAGTGACCCGCAATGGATACGAGTAGACCTTGGTGGTGTTTATGATATTAAAAAGGTAGTTTTAATCTGGCAAGAAGCATTGGCTTATGGTAAGGACTATCAGATACAAGTATCAGATAATGATACTAACTGGACAACTATATACGCAAAAACAAGTGGTATGGGCGGTACAGAAGAAATACCATTAAGTGGCAGAGGTAGATATGTCCGTATGTATGGGACAAAAAGAGGGTCACCTTACGGATATTCGTTGTTTGAATTTGAGGTATATTGCCAATAA